One part of the [Pantoea] beijingensis genome encodes these proteins:
- a CDS encoding choline transporter gives MTNPPSSEKDKINPVVFYTSAGLILLFSLMTILYSDLSARWILRAVNWVSATFGWYYMLAATLYIIFVLFMACSRFGSIKLGPEQSKPEFSVLSWAAMLFAAGIGIDLMFFSVAEPVTQYMQPPEGAGQTLEAARQAMVWTLFHYGLTGWSMYALMGIALGYFSYRYNLPLTIRSALYPIFGKRIYGPIGHSVDIAAVIGTIFGIATTLGIGVVQLNYGLKVLFDIPEGLAAQAGLIVLSVIIATISVVSGVDKGIRILSELNVALALGLILFVLFFGNTEFLLNALVLNVGDYVNRFMGMTLNTFAFDRPTEWMNSWTLFFWAWWVAWSPFVGLFLARISRGRTIREFVLGTLIIPFTFTLLWLSVFGNAALYEIIHGNTAFAQEVMAHAERGFYSLLAQYPGFTFSASVATITGLLFYVTSADSGSLVLGNFTSKLKDINSDAPNWLRIFWSVTIGVLTLGMLSTNGITALQNATVIMGLPFSFVIFFVMAGLYKSLKVEDYRRVSATRDTAPYLATGHDRLSWKKRLSRLMNYPGTRYTREMMASVVYPAMEDVAKELQLRGGKVHLESMPPDEGENLGHLDLRVHLGEEQDFIYQVWPQQYSVPGFTYRARSGKSTYYRLETFLLEGSQGNDLMDYTKDQVIIDILDQYERHLNFIHLNREAPGNNLSFPDI, from the coding sequence ATGACTAATCCACCTTCCAGTGAAAAAGACAAAATCAACCCCGTGGTTTTCTACACTTCCGCCGGGCTGATTTTGTTATTTTCCCTGATGACGATTTTGTACAGCGATCTCTCCGCACGCTGGATCCTGCGCGCGGTAAACTGGGTTTCAGCCACTTTTGGCTGGTACTACATGCTGGCAGCCACGCTCTATATCATCTTTGTTCTGTTTATGGCCTGTTCCCGTTTTGGTTCAATCAAACTGGGTCCGGAACAGTCAAAACCCGAATTCAGCGTATTGAGCTGGGCGGCCATGCTGTTTGCCGCCGGCATTGGTATTGACCTGATGTTTTTCTCCGTCGCGGAGCCGGTAACGCAGTATATGCAACCACCGGAAGGCGCGGGGCAAACGCTTGAAGCCGCACGCCAGGCGATGGTCTGGACGCTGTTCCACTACGGACTAACCGGCTGGTCAATGTATGCCCTGATGGGGATTGCGCTGGGGTACTTTAGCTATCGTTATAATTTGCCGCTCACGATCCGTTCAGCGCTCTACCCTATTTTTGGCAAGCGTATCTACGGGCCTATTGGCCACTCTGTTGATATTGCTGCCGTCATCGGCACCATCTTTGGTATCGCCACGACGCTGGGCATTGGCGTAGTACAGCTTAACTATGGACTGAAGGTGCTCTTTGATATTCCGGAAGGACTGGCTGCTCAGGCCGGGTTAATTGTTCTTTCGGTTATCATTGCCACTATTTCCGTGGTATCGGGCGTGGACAAAGGGATTCGTATCCTTTCTGAACTCAATGTTGCGCTGGCGCTTGGACTCATACTGTTTGTATTGTTCTTCGGCAATACGGAGTTCTTACTCAACGCGCTGGTGTTGAACGTGGGTGATTACGTCAACCGCTTTATGGGTATGACGTTAAATACTTTCGCCTTTGATCGTCCAACAGAGTGGATGAACAGCTGGACGCTCTTCTTCTGGGCATGGTGGGTTGCCTGGTCTCCATTCGTCGGGCTGTTCCTCGCCCGTATTTCACGCGGTCGTACCATCCGTGAGTTTGTTCTTGGCACGCTGATTATTCCTTTCACCTTTACCCTTTTGTGGCTTTCAGTATTCGGTAATGCCGCGCTGTATGAAATCATTCATGGTAATACGGCATTTGCCCAGGAAGTGATGGCCCATGCAGAGCGCGGGTTTTATAGCTTGCTGGCGCAGTATCCCGGTTTCACCTTTAGTGCTTCGGTCGCCACTATTACCGGGCTGCTGTTCTATGTCACTTCAGCAGATTCTGGCTCGCTGGTGTTGGGCAACTTCACCTCAAAGCTGAAGGACATCAATAGCGATGCGCCCAACTGGCTGCGGATTTTCTGGTCTGTCACTATTGGGGTATTAACATTAGGAATGTTGTCGACCAACGGAATTACCGCGTTGCAAAATGCCACGGTGATAATGGGGCTGCCATTCAGTTTTGTGATCTTCTTTGTGATGGCAGGCCTGTATAAGTCGCTGAAGGTAGAAGACTATCGTCGCGTCAGCGCCACGCGTGATACCGCCCCTTATCTGGCCACCGGACATGATCGTCTGAGCTGGAAGAAAAGACTGTCACGCCTGATGAATTATCCAGGCACCCGCTATACCCGCGAAATGATGGCAAGCGTAGTGTATCCGGCAATGGAGGATGTGGCGAAGGAGCTGCAACTGCGTGGCGGTAAAGTCCATCTTGAAAGTATGCCGCCGGATGAAGGTGAAAACCTGGGACACCTGGACCTTCGGGTGCACCTTGGTGAAGAGCAGGACTTTATTTATCAGGTTTGGCCACAGCAGTATTCTGTACCAGGATTCACCTATCGCGCACGTAGCGGTAAGTCAACCTATTACCGGCTGGAAACTTTTCTGTTGGAGGGCAGCCAGGGCAATGATCTTATGGATTACACTAAAGATCAGGTGATTATTGATATTCTCGATCAGTATGAACGCCATCTGAACTTTATCCATCTGAATCGTGAAGCGCCGGGCAATAACCTGAGCTTCCCGGATATCTGA
- the betB gene encoding betaine-aldehyde dehydrogenase: MTQFAEQKLYIDGAYVAAQSGETFETINPVNGEVLAKVHAAGAEDVERAVTAAKKGQKIWSSMTAMARSRILRRVVDILRDRNDELAELETLDTGKPLSETTSVDIVTGADVLEYYAGLAPALEGEQIPLRESSFVYTRREPLGIVAAIGAWNYPIQIALWKSAPALAAGNAVIFKPSEVTPLTALKLAEIYSEAGLPDGVFNVLPGTGAVTGQLLTEHPSINKVSFTGGVASGKKVMANAAGSTLKDVTMELGGKSPLIIFEDADLDQAADIAMMANFYSSGQVCTNGTRVFIHASQKTAFEEKIALRVARIRAGDLRDPQTNFGPMVSFTHRDSVMRYIDTGIKEGARLLTGGKRLTGKGFDEGAWVAPTVFTDCHDEMTIVREEIFGPVMSILSWETEEEVIRRANDTDFGLAAGIVTRDVNRAHRVIHQIEAGICWVNTWGESAAEMPVGGYKHSGVGRENGLMTLQNYTQVKSVQIELAPFQSVF, encoded by the coding sequence ATGACCCAATTCGCAGAACAGAAGTTATACATCGATGGTGCTTACGTTGCTGCCCAAAGCGGTGAAACGTTTGAAACAATCAACCCGGTAAACGGTGAAGTGCTGGCGAAAGTCCATGCTGCGGGTGCTGAAGATGTAGAACGCGCTGTTACCGCAGCGAAAAAAGGCCAAAAAATCTGGTCGTCTATGACGGCGATGGCGCGCTCACGTATCCTCCGTCGCGTCGTTGATATTTTGCGCGATCGCAATGACGAACTGGCCGAGCTGGAAACGCTGGATACGGGCAAACCGCTAAGCGAAACCACCAGTGTGGACATCGTCACCGGTGCAGATGTGCTGGAATACTACGCGGGTCTTGCGCCAGCACTGGAAGGTGAACAAATTCCTCTGCGCGAAAGTTCGTTTGTTTATACCCGCCGTGAACCGCTGGGTATTGTTGCCGCTATCGGCGCATGGAACTATCCCATCCAGATCGCCTTGTGGAAATCAGCACCGGCACTGGCAGCGGGCAACGCGGTGATTTTCAAACCAAGCGAAGTCACCCCGCTGACCGCGTTAAAACTGGCTGAAATCTATAGCGAGGCGGGCTTGCCTGACGGGGTGTTTAATGTCCTGCCCGGTACCGGTGCCGTCACGGGTCAATTGCTGACTGAGCATCCAAGCATTAATAAAGTTTCTTTCACCGGCGGGGTCGCCAGTGGCAAGAAGGTGATGGCGAATGCCGCAGGTTCAACGTTGAAAGACGTCACCATGGAGCTGGGCGGAAAATCGCCATTAATCATTTTTGAGGATGCTGACCTCGACCAGGCCGCCGATATTGCGATGATGGCGAACTTTTATAGTTCCGGTCAGGTTTGCACTAATGGCACGCGTGTCTTTATCCATGCCAGCCAGAAAACAGCGTTTGAAGAAAAAATTGCTCTCCGCGTGGCGCGTATCCGCGCTGGCGATTTGCGCGATCCACAAACCAATTTTGGCCCAATGGTGAGTTTTACCCATCGCGATAGCGTAATGCGCTATATCGACACGGGTATTAAAGAGGGTGCCCGCCTGCTTACTGGCGGTAAGCGGCTGACCGGTAAAGGATTTGACGAAGGGGCTTGGGTGGCGCCCACGGTGTTCACCGATTGTCACGACGAGATGACCATTGTACGTGAAGAGATCTTTGGTCCGGTGATGTCGATCCTGAGCTGGGAGACAGAAGAAGAGGTGATTCGTCGCGCGAACGACACGGATTTCGGCCTTGCGGCCGGGATTGTCACCCGCGATGTGAATCGTGCTCACCGGGTGATTCATCAGATTGAAGCCGGTATCTGCTGGGTGAATACCTGGGGCGAATCTGCCGCGGAAATGCCGGTTGGCGGCTATAAACACTCGGGTGTCGGGCGTGAAAATGGGCTGATGACATTACAGAATTATACCCAGGTAAAATCGGTACAAATCGAGTTAGCACCTTTTCAGTCTGTATTTTGA
- the betI gene encoding transcriptional regulator BetI, producing MPKVGMQPIRRRQLIDATLSTINEVGLNYATIAQIAKRAGVSTGIISHYFKDKNGLLEATMRDVTRQLRDAVAIRLASLQGASAEARLCAIVEGNFDETQVHSAAMKAWLDFWSSSMHQPQLNRLERVSSGRLLSTLIFEFKKDLSQEEARLAGYGLAAMIDGLWLRAALSGKPFDQRVARKLTTQFIRQQLADVKKN from the coding sequence ATGCCCAAGGTAGGAATGCAGCCGATTCGGCGTCGGCAACTGATTGATGCAACGCTGAGCACGATTAACGAGGTTGGGTTGAATTACGCCACCATTGCCCAGATCGCTAAGCGTGCGGGCGTATCAACCGGCATTATCAGTCACTACTTTAAGGACAAGAACGGGCTGCTTGAAGCCACGATGCGAGATGTGACTCGCCAACTGCGAGATGCGGTTGCGATACGGTTGGCTTCATTGCAGGGGGCCAGTGCAGAAGCGCGATTGTGTGCCATTGTTGAAGGGAACTTTGACGAAACGCAGGTCCACAGCGCGGCGATGAAAGCCTGGCTTGATTTTTGGTCCAGCAGCATGCATCAACCCCAGCTCAATCGGCTGGAACGCGTCAGCAGTGGACGTCTGTTGAGCACATTAATCTTTGAGTTTAAAAAAGACCTTTCGCAAGAGGAGGCGCGTTTAGCCGGTTACGGTTTGGCCGCAATGATCGATGGTTTATGGCTTCGCGCCGCACTGAGCGGCAAACCGTTTGATCAACGGGTCGCCAGAAAACTGACGACCCAATTTATCCGCCAGCAGTTGGCTGACGTGAAAAAAAACTGA